In Candidatus Polarisedimenticolaceae bacterium, the genomic stretch GGGCCGGGAAAACGGCGATCCATCTCTCCGGGGCGCTCGGCCCGGAACCTCTCGAGCCGTTGCGGCGTCGCGGCGCCAGGGTGGGCGCTCTGCACCCGCTCACGGTCTTCGCGCACGAGCCGTCCCCCCGGGGCCCGCGTTGGCATCGACTGGACGGAGACGCGCCGTTCCGCCGGGCCGCGCGCGCCCTGGCGAAGGCCCTCTTCCCGGACTCGGAGGAGCTTCGCCCGCGCCGCCCGCTCGGCCCGGAGGGCCGGGCGCGGTACCACGCCGCGGCGGCGCTCGTGGCCAACGACCTTGCCGCGCTGATCCGCGACGGCGTGACGCTGTTCCGGTCCGTCGGCCTGCCTCGCGCCCGGGCCGAGCAGGCCCTGGGCGACCTCGCCTCCGACGCCACCCACGCGATCGTCGAAGGCGGCTTGCGCCGCGGCCTCACCGGCCCCGTCGTCCGCGGCGACGTGGGCACGGTGGAGCGCCATCTCGAAGCCCTGCGTGAGGTCGATCCGGAGATCGCCGAGGTCCATCGGGTGCTCTCCCTCCGCCTGGTACCGATCGCCGTCGAGGCCCGGCGGATCACGGCGTCCCAGGCGGCCGCCCTGCGCTCGGTGCTGCGCCCCCCCGGTGGTGGCCCGCGCCGAGGTCGCGGCGTATAGTCCACCGGCCTTCTCGGAGGACCCCCCGATGTCCCGTGGCTCCGCCTTCGTCGCCCTCGTTGCGGGAGCGCTGCTCCTCGCCCCTTCCGGGTTCGCCCCGGCCGCCGCGCAGTCCGAGTTCCACGGCAAGACGGACGTCTACCGCGGCGAACCGACCTCCGAGGGAACCTGGAGCGGCTCCTGGATGTACGTGAGCCGTGACCAGCGCTGGGCGCTTTGGCTTCGAGAAGGCCCGAAGGGAAAGGTCGAGGCCAAGCTCCAGTACCAGGCGCAGGGGGCTCCCGAGACGTTCGAGACCGACTGGACCGGGACGTCCGAGTATTACCTCGGCGGAACCCCGGTGAAGTTCGAGCTCAAGCTGACCCGGACGACTCCGGAGA encodes the following:
- a CDS encoding DUF2520 domain-containing protein, which produces MKRAKKPAIAVIGSGRAATAVLAHAARRRIRSVPLAEAEFVVLAVSDRAIGVVARRLAREVPTGWAGKTAIHLSGALGPEPLEPLRRRGARVGALHPLTVFAHEPSPRGPRWHRLDGDAPFRRAARALAKALFPDSEELRPRRPLGPEGRARYHAAAALVANDLAALIRDGVTLFRSVGLPRARAEQALGDLASDATHAIVEGGLRRGLTGPVVRGDVGTVERHLEALREVDPEIAEVHRVLSLRLVPIAVEARRITASQAAALRSVLRPPGGGPRRGRGV